CGGAGAGCGATCGATCTGTTGGCGAAGGCTCCCGGCGTGGAATTGGCGGCAATCTTCAGCCCCGAGCACGGCGTAACCGGCACGCTGGACACAACGGACATCGGCAATACAAAGGACCAGGCGACGGGTGTTCCGGTGTACAGCGTTTACGGGGCAAAGGATGCACAGAGGCGTCCGTCGATTGACGTGCTGAAGACACTGAATGCCCTGGTGTTCGACATACAGGACGCCGGTGTACGTTTCTACACGTACGAAACCACCCTTGGCTATTTTCTAGAAGCGGCCAAGGCGGCGGACATCGAGTTGATCGTGCTCGACCGGCCGAATCCGATCACAGGCTCATACGTGCAGGGGCCTGTTTCGGAGCAAGGGAAAGAGAGCTTCGTCAATTACTACGCGGTTCCTGTGCGTCACGGCATGACTCTCGGCGAATTGGCGCGGATGTTCAACGAAGAGCGCCGCATCGGAGCGAAGCTGACGGTGATCGCCATGCAGGGCTGGATGCGCGGCGACTGGTTCGATGCGACCGGAATTGCGTGGACGAACCCTTCGCCGAACCTGCGCAGCCTGTCGGAAGCGACGCTGTATCCGGGCGTGGCGCTGATCGAGGGCACGAACGTTTCCGTGGGGCGGGGAACCGATACGCCGTTCGAAGTTGTGGGCGCGCCGTGGATCGATGTGCGGAAGTTCGCTGAGTATCTGAACCAGCGGAGCATCCCGGGCGTGCGGTTCGTCCCTATTCATTTCACGCCGCAGTCGAGCTCCTATGCCAACCAATCGTGCGGTGGAGTGAACATCATCGTGACAGACCGTAACGCGCTGGACGCGCCGGAGCTGGGTATCGAGTTGGCGTCAGCGCTGGTCAAGCTGTATCCGGACAACTATAAAGTCGCACGAATGCCGGAGCTACTGATTCATCAGGCCACCTATGACGCGCTCCTCAGAGGCGAAGATCCGCGGCGAATCGCCGACGATTGGCGGGACGAACTGGAGCAATTTATGGCCCTGCGCAAGAAGTACCTGCTGTACTGAGCAACCCCCCTCGGTGGCTAAACAGGCTAAGAATTAAAGCCATATGCAAAGAGTAGGGTCATCAGCGAAGAATCTGCGTTGTGTGATGTCGTTGTGTGATGTCCGGCAATGGAGGTGACGCTATGGAAAACGGGTATCTCGACTTTCTCTACTTCGACTTTTTCTACTAATGTTGATTTCGGCATCGTGAAGTAAGAGTCGGCATAGCAGCTGTCGAGTCCAAAATAGTAAGTAAGGTCCGGTCTTAGCAGGAAAAAACTTTCCACGGGAATCTGGGTTGAACGAAAGCGGGAGGAGATATGCGGAAATTTCTATCTGTCTTTGTGCTGTGCGGGTCGGTTGCGGCGTGCGCCCAGGCGGGTTCGCAATTGCAACGGCGCGCAAATGAGTCGGCAACTGCGAAGAACGATGACCCCGTCGCGATGCTGACGCTGCCGGCTGGAACGAAAATTCCCCTTGTGCTGAAGCACGCCATCTCCACCAAGAGCGCCCGCGAGAACGACAATGTTTACGCAGAAACGAACTTCCCCGTCGTGCTGGACGGGAAAATGGTTGTGCCACCCGGAACGTATGTGCAAGGAGTCATCACGCGCATACAGCGTCCCGGCAAGGTGAAAGGACGCGGGGAACTGCTCGTGCACTTCAACTCGATGATCTTCCCGAGTGGCTACACGGTGTTGCTACCGGGAGC
This genomic interval from Clostridia bacterium contains the following:
- a CDS encoding DUF1343 domain-containing protein, coding for RRAIDLLAKAPGVELAAIFSPEHGVTGTLDTTDIGNTKDQATGVPVYSVYGAKDAQRRPSIDVLKTLNALVFDIQDAGVRFYTYETTLGYFLEAAKAADIELIVLDRPNPITGSYVQGPVSEQGKESFVNYYAVPVRHGMTLGELARMFNEERRIGAKLTVIAMQGWMRGDWFDATGIAWTNPSPNLRSLSEATLYPGVALIEGTNVSVGRGTDTPFEVVGAPWIDVRKFAEYLNQRSIPGVRFVPIHFTPQSSSYANQSCGGVNIIVTDRNALDAPELGIELASALVKLYPDNYKVARMPELLIHQATYDALLRGEDPRRIADDWRDELEQFMALRKKYLLY